One segment of Panicum virgatum strain AP13 chromosome 3K, P.virgatum_v5, whole genome shotgun sequence DNA contains the following:
- the LOC120699544 gene encoding vacuolar protein sorting-associated protein 26A-like isoform X2: MNYIIGAFKPPCDISITFSDARTRKQVSVKKDNGKTTMVPVFQSLETISGEVSIAPVPGKRIEHMGVKIELLGQIELYFDRGNFYDFTSLVRELDVPGEIYERKTYPFEFSTVEMPYESYNGTNVRLRYILKVTIGRNYVGNIVEYRDFCVRNYSPVPTINNSIKMEVGIEDCLHIEFEYSKSKYHLNDVIIGKIYFLLVRIKIKNMELEIRRRESTGSGSNTYVETETLAKFELMDGAPVRGESIPVRLFLTPYELTPTYRNINNKFSVKYYLNLVLVDEEDRRYFKQQEITMYRLLESAPAS; the protein is encoded by the exons atg AACTATATCATTGGAGCATTCAAGCCACCATGTGACATCTCGATTACATTCTCTGATGCGAGGACCAGGAAGCAG GTTTCAGTTAAGAAGGACAATGGGAAGACAACAATGGTCCCTGTTTTCCAGAGCCTGGAAACAATATCTGGAGAA GTATCGATAGCACCAGTCCCAGGTAAAAGGATTGAACACATGGGTGTTAAGATCGAGTTGCTGGGCCAAATAG AGCTGTATTTTGACCGAGGGAACTTCTATGACttcacttccttag TGCGTGAGTTGGATGTTCCTGGTGAAATCTATGAAAGAAAAACATACCCATTTGAGTTTTCGACTGTTGAAATGCCATATGAGTCTTACAATGGGACAAATGTCAGACTGAG GTACATTTTGAAGGTGACTATTGGCAGAAACTATGTTGGGAATATTGTGGAATACCGGGATTTCTGT GTAAGAAACTACTCTCCTGTCCCTACAATCAATAATAGTATTAAG ATGgaagttggaattgaggatTGCTTACATATTGAGTTTGAGTACAGCAAAAGCAA GTACCATCTCAATGATGTGATTATTGGGAAGATATACTTCCTTCTTGTTAGAATAAAGATAAAAAATATGGAGCTGGAGATTCGGCGTAGGGAGTCAACAGGGTCGGGCTCTAACACATATGTTGAAACTGAGACTCTTGCTAAGTTTGAGCTGATGGATGGTGCTCCTGTCAGAG GTGAGTCTATTCCAGTGAGGCTGTTCCTGACGCCTTATGAGCTGACCCCAACTTACCGCAACATAAACAATAAATTCAGCGTCAAATACTACCTGAATCTGGTCCTTGTGGATGAGGAAGATAGGAGGTACTTCAAGCAGCAAGAGATCACAATGTACCGTCTCCTAGAATCTGCCCCGGCTTCCTAG
- the LOC120699544 gene encoding vacuolar protein sorting-associated protein 26A-like isoform X1, whose amino-acid sequence MNSVPTWKSLNYIIGAFKPPCDISITFSDARTRKQVSVKKDNGKTTMVPVFQSLETISGEVSIAPVPGKRIEHMGVKIELLGQIELYFDRGNFYDFTSLVRELDVPGEIYERKTYPFEFSTVEMPYESYNGTNVRLRYILKVTIGRNYVGNIVEYRDFCVRNYSPVPTINNSIKMEVGIEDCLHIEFEYSKSKYHLNDVIIGKIYFLLVRIKIKNMELEIRRRESTGSGSNTYVETETLAKFELMDGAPVRGESIPVRLFLTPYELTPTYRNINNKFSVKYYLNLVLVDEEDRRYFKQQEITMYRLLESAPAS is encoded by the exons ATGAACTCTGTTCCAACTTGGAAAAGCTTG AACTATATCATTGGAGCATTCAAGCCACCATGTGACATCTCGATTACATTCTCTGATGCGAGGACCAGGAAGCAG GTTTCAGTTAAGAAGGACAATGGGAAGACAACAATGGTCCCTGTTTTCCAGAGCCTGGAAACAATATCTGGAGAA GTATCGATAGCACCAGTCCCAGGTAAAAGGATTGAACACATGGGTGTTAAGATCGAGTTGCTGGGCCAAATAG AGCTGTATTTTGACCGAGGGAACTTCTATGACttcacttccttag TGCGTGAGTTGGATGTTCCTGGTGAAATCTATGAAAGAAAAACATACCCATTTGAGTTTTCGACTGTTGAAATGCCATATGAGTCTTACAATGGGACAAATGTCAGACTGAG GTACATTTTGAAGGTGACTATTGGCAGAAACTATGTTGGGAATATTGTGGAATACCGGGATTTCTGT GTAAGAAACTACTCTCCTGTCCCTACAATCAATAATAGTATTAAG ATGgaagttggaattgaggatTGCTTACATATTGAGTTTGAGTACAGCAAAAGCAA GTACCATCTCAATGATGTGATTATTGGGAAGATATACTTCCTTCTTGTTAGAATAAAGATAAAAAATATGGAGCTGGAGATTCGGCGTAGGGAGTCAACAGGGTCGGGCTCTAACACATATGTTGAAACTGAGACTCTTGCTAAGTTTGAGCTGATGGATGGTGCTCCTGTCAGAG GTGAGTCTATTCCAGTGAGGCTGTTCCTGACGCCTTATGAGCTGACCCCAACTTACCGCAACATAAACAATAAATTCAGCGTCAAATACTACCTGAATCTGGTCCTTGTGGATGAGGAAGATAGGAGGTACTTCAAGCAGCAAGAGATCACAATGTACCGTCTCCTAGAATCTGCCCCGGCTTCCTAG
- the LOC120699545 gene encoding uncharacterized protein LOC120699545 isoform X2, translating into MARPLRSFCLHRIRSGGGGAAAPTAAPPSICGAKEAGSSDGEGKSSLKGAEEDEEAMKKGGTEAVAVVVGRKVMVAADGGSEEARTALHWALSHAVRPCDTLVLLDVVRGGGKNRRDPRGCQHLEAMRSICQAKRPEVRVELSLAEGKDRGPAIVEAARKQGVSLLVVGQKKRSVTWRLLSMWMAGVKGAAGGGGGSSASAADYCVQHAACMALTVRRKSRRGGGYLITTRRQRDFWLLA; encoded by the exons ATGGCCAGGCCGCTACGTTCCTTCTGCCTCCACCGGAtcaggtccggcggcggcggcgccgccgcgccgaccgcCGCGCCTCCGTCGATATGCGGCGCCAAGGAGGCCGGCTCCAGCGACGGCGAGGGCAAGTCGTCGTTGAagggcgcggaggaggacgaggaggcgaTGAAGAAGGGCGGCACcgaggccgtcgccgtcgtcgtgggGAGGAaggtgatggtggcggcggacggcggcagcgAGGAGGCCCGGACGGCGCTGCATTGGGCGCTCTCGCACGCTGTCCGGCCCTGCGACACGCTCGTCCTGCTCGACGTCGTCAGGGGAGGCGGCAAGAACC GACGCGATCCAAGAGGGTGTCAGCACCTGGAGGCGATGAGGAGCATCTGCCAGGCCAAGAGACCAGAG GTGCGCGTGGAGCTTTCCCTGGCCGAAGGGAAGGACCGGGGCCCGGCGATCGTGGAGGCAGCGAGGAAGCAGGGCGTGTCGCTGCTCGTCGTCGGCCAGAAGAAGCGGTCCGTCACGTGGCGGCTGCTGTCAATGTGGATGGCCGGCGTCAAGGGcgcggccgggggcggcggcggcagcagtgcAAGCGCCGCCGACTACTGCGTGCAGCACGCGGCGTGCATGGCGCTCACCGTCCGGCGGAagagccggcgaggcggcggctacCTCATCACCACCAGGCGGCAGAGGGATTTCTGGCTCCTGGCGTGA
- the LOC120699545 gene encoding uncharacterized protein LOC120699545 isoform X1: MARPLRSFCLHRIRSGGGGAAAPTAAPPSICGAKEAGSSDGEGKSSLKGAEEDEEAMKKGGTEAVAVVVGRKVMVAADGGSEEARTALHWALSHAVRPCDTLVLLDVVRGGGKNLGRDPRGCQHLEAMRSICQAKRPEVRVELSLAEGKDRGPAIVEAARKQGVSLLVVGQKKRSVTWRLLSMWMAGVKGAAGGGGGSSASAADYCVQHAACMALTVRRKSRRGGGYLITTRRQRDFWLLA; encoded by the exons ATGGCCAGGCCGCTACGTTCCTTCTGCCTCCACCGGAtcaggtccggcggcggcggcgccgccgcgccgaccgcCGCGCCTCCGTCGATATGCGGCGCCAAGGAGGCCGGCTCCAGCGACGGCGAGGGCAAGTCGTCGTTGAagggcgcggaggaggacgaggaggcgaTGAAGAAGGGCGGCACcgaggccgtcgccgtcgtcgtgggGAGGAaggtgatggtggcggcggacggcggcagcgAGGAGGCCCGGACGGCGCTGCATTGGGCGCTCTCGCACGCTGTCCGGCCCTGCGACACGCTCGTCCTGCTCGACGTCGTCAGGGGAGGCGGCAAGAACC TAGGACGCGATCCAAGAGGGTGTCAGCACCTGGAGGCGATGAGGAGCATCTGCCAGGCCAAGAGACCAGAG GTGCGCGTGGAGCTTTCCCTGGCCGAAGGGAAGGACCGGGGCCCGGCGATCGTGGAGGCAGCGAGGAAGCAGGGCGTGTCGCTGCTCGTCGTCGGCCAGAAGAAGCGGTCCGTCACGTGGCGGCTGCTGTCAATGTGGATGGCCGGCGTCAAGGGcgcggccgggggcggcggcggcagcagtgcAAGCGCCGCCGACTACTGCGTGCAGCACGCGGCGTGCATGGCGCTCACCGTCCGGCGGAagagccggcgaggcggcggctacCTCATCACCACCAGGCGGCAGAGGGATTTCTGGCTCCTGGCGTGA
- the LOC120699545 gene encoding uncharacterized protein LOC120699545 isoform X4 → MARPLRSFCLHRIRSGGGGAAAPTAAPPSICGAKEAGSSDGEGKSSLKGAEEDEEAMKKGGTEAVAVVVGRKVMVAADGGSEEARTALHWALSHAVRPCDTLVLLDVVRGGGKNRRDPRGCQHLEAMRSICQAKRPEVIFFFLGQFYLSSVSLLGIIEVNFVSSMVYIIEKKTWAQSMNKLVRCKGGRSNTNCNINFLPQLLTNCNVKIKAGFGDVVKPELLCI, encoded by the exons ATGGCCAGGCCGCTACGTTCCTTCTGCCTCCACCGGAtcaggtccggcggcggcggcgccgccgcgccgaccgcCGCGCCTCCGTCGATATGCGGCGCCAAGGAGGCCGGCTCCAGCGACGGCGAGGGCAAGTCGTCGTTGAagggcgcggaggaggacgaggaggcgaTGAAGAAGGGCGGCACcgaggccgtcgccgtcgtcgtgggGAGGAaggtgatggtggcggcggacggcggcagcgAGGAGGCCCGGACGGCGCTGCATTGGGCGCTCTCGCACGCTGTCCGGCCCTGCGACACGCTCGTCCTGCTCGACGTCGTCAGGGGAGGCGGCAAGAACC GACGCGATCCAAGAGGGTGTCAGCACCTGGAGGCGATGAGGAGCATCTGCCAGGCCAAGAGACCAGAGGT aatatttttctttttgggtCAATTTTATCTCAGCTCGGTCAGTCTTCTTGGCATAATTGAAGTAAACTTTGTATCTAGTATGGTGTACATCATTGAGAAAAAAACTTGGGCACAATCTATGAACAAGCTAGTACGATGTAAGGGAGGGAGGAGCAACACTAATTGCAACATCAATTTCCTCCCACAACTACTAACTAATTGCAACGTCAAGATTAAGGCTGGCTTTGGTGATGTTGTCAAGCCAGAACTGCTATGCATTTAA
- the LOC120699545 gene encoding uncharacterized protein LOC120699545 isoform X3, which yields MARPLRSFCLHRIRSGGGGAAAPTAAPPSICGAKEAGSSDGEGKSSLKGAEEDEEAMKKGGTEAVAVVVGRKVMVAADGGSEEARTALHWALSHAVRPCDTLVLLDVVRGGGKNLGRDPRGCQHLEAMRSICQAKRPEVIFFFLGQFYLSSVSLLGIIEVNFVSSMVYIIEKKTWAQSMNKLVRCKGGRSNTNCNINFLPQLLTNCNVKIKAGFGDVVKPELLCI from the exons ATGGCCAGGCCGCTACGTTCCTTCTGCCTCCACCGGAtcaggtccggcggcggcggcgccgccgcgccgaccgcCGCGCCTCCGTCGATATGCGGCGCCAAGGAGGCCGGCTCCAGCGACGGCGAGGGCAAGTCGTCGTTGAagggcgcggaggaggacgaggaggcgaTGAAGAAGGGCGGCACcgaggccgtcgccgtcgtcgtgggGAGGAaggtgatggtggcggcggacggcggcagcgAGGAGGCCCGGACGGCGCTGCATTGGGCGCTCTCGCACGCTGTCCGGCCCTGCGACACGCTCGTCCTGCTCGACGTCGTCAGGGGAGGCGGCAAGAACC TAGGACGCGATCCAAGAGGGTGTCAGCACCTGGAGGCGATGAGGAGCATCTGCCAGGCCAAGAGACCAGAGGT aatatttttctttttgggtCAATTTTATCTCAGCTCGGTCAGTCTTCTTGGCATAATTGAAGTAAACTTTGTATCTAGTATGGTGTACATCATTGAGAAAAAAACTTGGGCACAATCTATGAACAAGCTAGTACGATGTAAGGGAGGGAGGAGCAACACTAATTGCAACATCAATTTCCTCCCACAACTACTAACTAATTGCAACGTCAAGATTAAGGCTGGCTTTGGTGATGTTGTCAAGCCAGAACTGCTATGCATTTAA